In Erpetoichthys calabaricus chromosome 2, fErpCal1.3, whole genome shotgun sequence, a genomic segment contains:
- the sfr1 gene encoding swi5-dependent recombination DNA repair protein 1 homolog — translation METPNSLKSRPIYTTPEDKLTSSEPQTSTNKQTLSDTLRERLRKTRRSFASPFSVAKRLKIDDDAKAEAVSPVPNGSSEKMSDDITGEKASYHTVKKHIASTEPLSVDTDTAEVISLQPRSVCLQALVDLPETELKMLRDALKKEVQEQEETLRRLNMAKMYRAKNDLDVLQCLISKWRLCSQSVLYELQSVLPSDSSKLSLTQLIDGFGLDDKILHYDRIKEEFLDM, via the exons ATGGAGACTCCCAATTCATTAAAGTCCAGACCAATATATACAACACCAGAAGACAAGCTTACTTCTAGTGAACCACAAACCTCAACAAACAAGCAG acatTGAGTGACACCCTTAGAGAGAGATTAAGGAAAACCAGACGTTCCTTTGCATCGCCATTCTCTGTGGCGAAACGGCTTAAAATTGATGATGATGCTAAAGCGGAAGCTGTGTCTCCAGTTCCCAATGGAAGTTCAGAGAAGATGAGTGATGATATTACTGGAGAGAAGGCTTCATATCACACTGTGAAGAAACATATAGCCTCCACAGAGCCACTGTCTGTTGACACAGACACTGCTGAAGTGATTTCCTTGCAGCCCAGGTCTGTTTGCTTGCAAGCACTAGTTGATCTGCCAGAAACGGAGCTTAAAATGTTACGTGATGCACTGAAGAAAGAAGTACAAGAGCAAGAAGAGACGCTTCGTAGACTGAACATGGCGAAAATGTATAGAGCAAAG AATGACTTGGATGTGTTGCAGTGTCTGATAAGTAAATGGAGATTATGCAGCCAGTCAGTGCTGTATGAGCTGCAGTCGGTTCTTCCTTCAGACAGCAGTAAGTTGAGTCTAACTCAGCTTATTGATGGCTTTGGACTCGATGATAAGATACTGCACTATGACAGAATAAAGGAAGAGTTTCTGGATATGTAA